In Hydractinia symbiolongicarpus strain clone_291-10 chromosome 15, HSymV2.1, whole genome shotgun sequence, one DNA window encodes the following:
- the LOC130628661 gene encoding uncharacterized protein LOC130628661 — MTTKVSQTWKKRRKCTLIAYVIQYATIGFERSATCVTLWTYLTNLIKTEYPELFFGLISLVYFLPPIFFSMVVARYADKTRRVKLIILICNFISMVGCIIYVIPISPYYPLVGQTLLGFNLISKPLTYAEIARSYSADEMKKKIPILMAFFFVGYSFGPIIGEFFQYANITVFGLRITIGNISGFISLILLMFTQVSVVGLASDLSREFDLKEATARREHHNESYEKETFLFVLKKVMLKFDVFFVMIMTVLAAFFQVAFARSFPVIVGLLQFPYYFITICYISYALTVFGIIFVLTSTELKLRTVYISGLASILFVVISGSFQIILIEAKLNILSNVIFTILLAVCITVVEIGEQIFLVIVAANLVSSKHQAYVESMRDVLRNVGCILGSLVSGYIVEYCYSFWLGLTLLCLMQVVILIIRRKTYTKPNIII; from the coding sequence ATGACTACGAAAGTCTCCCAAACATGGAAGAAGAGAAGAAAGTGTACTTTGATTGCGTATGTCATCCAATACGCTACGATAGGATTCGAACGTTCTGCTACTTGCGTAACATTGTGGACCTACTTAACAAATTTAATCAAAACTGAATATCCTGAATTATTTTTTGGACTTATAAGCTTGGTATATTTTTTACCTCCCATCTTTTTTTCCATGGTAGTCGCTAGATATGCAGATAAAACGAGAAGAGTAAAGTTGATTATATTGATATGCAATTTCATCAGTATGGTTGGTTGTATTATATATGTAATTCCCATATCACCTTATTATCCTTTGGTTGGCCAAACTTTGCTGGGGTTCAACCTGATTTCAAAGCCATTGACGTATGCAGAAATAGCTAGATCGTATTCAGCAGacgaaatgaaaaagaaaataccaatTTTAATGGCTTTCTTTTTTGTCGGTTATTCTTTTGGTCCAATCATTGGTGAATTCTTTCAATACGCTAATATAACAGTGTTTGGTTTACGTATAACAATTGGCAACATCTCTGGCTTCATTTCGTTGATTCTTTTGATGTTTACTCAAGTCAGTGTTGTAGGTCTAGCCAGCGATCTGTCAAGAGAGTTTGATTTAAAAGAAGCAACTGCAAGAAGAGAACACCATAATGAAAGTTAcgaaaaagaaacttttctgTTTGTACTAAAAAAAGTTATGCTAAAGTTTGACGTTTTTTTTGTAATGATAATGACAGTGTTAGCTGCATTTTTCCAAGTAGCTTTTGCACGAAGTTTCCCAGTTATCGTTGGTTTGTTACAGTTCCCTTACTATTTTATTACAATATGTTATATCAGCTACGCTCTCACAGTATTTGGAATTATTTTTGTTCTCACATCAACCGAACTAAAACTCAGAACTGTTTACATTTCTGGTTTAGCAAGTATTTTATTTGTTGTCATATCAGGAAGCTTTCAGATCATTTTAATAGaagcaaaattaaatattttgagCAATGTAATCTTTACCATTTTGCTGGCTGTATGCATAACTGTGGTAGAAATTGGAGAACAAATTTTTCTTGTTATTGTTGCAGCAAATCTAGTGTCATCAAAACACCAGGCCTACGTGGAAAGTATGAGAGATGTACTAAGAAATGTCGGATGTATACTAGGTAGCTTAGTATCTGGCTATATTGTAGAGTACTGTTACTCGTTTTGGCTTGGATTAACGCTGTTATGTCTCATGCAAGTTGTGATATTAATAATACGAAGAAAAACATACACAAAACCAAACATTATTATATAG